The proteins below come from a single Alkalinema sp. FACHB-956 genomic window:
- a CDS encoding AAA family ATPase: protein MLQLPGYQVLNPLYVGANSTVFRGCRLADSCPVILKALQITSSDPFEQSRYRQEYDLLQLLDPIGGVIQAYDWVMHQQVPIIICEDFGGQSLEDFLVQQPLSLEQFFPIAIAITNILGEVHAAQVIHKDLNPANILIHPQTHEIKLIDFGIATLLTRENPAIKNPNGLEGTLAYLSPEQTGRMNRQVDYRTDFYSLGATFYRLLTRQFPFEAKDALELVHCHLARLPQPVHELNGAVAPILSAIVGKLMAKTAEDRYQSAWGIQADLETCWQQWQTQRTIAPFVLGQQDVSSQFQIPQKLYGRDGEIQTLLAAFDRVASPPENRVPSHAGGSELVLVTGFSGIGKSALVQEVYKPLTQRRGYLISGKFDQVQRNIPYRGFVSALSSLIQELLSETEAELQNWRSRLQAALGQNGQVIVDVIPAVELIIGPQPPLADLQPSEAQNRFNLVFQNFIQVFAQLEHPLVLFLDDLQWADSASLKLIQRLLVGDDRQNLLLIGAYRSNEVNANHPLQLAIEEIQKAQGRISQVSLNPLGLNDVQQLIADTVKTTIEAVEDLAQLVLQKTEGNPFFLNEFLKTLYTQKLIDFDTRQGQWNWDCTQIQDCGITDNVVELMTQRIQQLPSMTQKALQMAACIGAQFDLKSLAIVMRQSCKQTLQDLQDAISVELLYGIDRVIHPETLESDLLTSELLTIDFESQLRYRFVHDRIQQAAYGLIPESDKQRIHWQIGQLLLAQTPPEQQEQKLFELLNHLNLGRSFLTSEAQRQQVIQLNLEGGIKAKQSAAYEPALQYFEIAVELCRDQDWQDQFDLIWQVHREIAEACCICSQFDRMGQFAAIALSQEQDVWKQAEIQTICIQAAIMQNQPLQAIQIAHRVLRQMGLRLPKKPHQGHVIWQMLITQAKLARKTPQVLLDLPEMQDPKMDMMLSLMGRVGAASYFAYPEFTSIQMFKSIQIALNHGTHSNSSGNYATYGLVLCGVLGKIPEGYKFGKLGMDLANKHPLNRASVMTKFVFNFLIRHWQDPLHSLIPEFTEGYQNALVVGNLEYAAYFLFSRCNLKFLAGRDSLVDLIQDLKDCTETIDQLNQVATGRWIRATLQVVQNFLQPSDNPHLLQGEFYHLPDMRPLHEAANDRTIIFQAYFYQAMLAYHFRQWETAIEAIRLTKQFADSAISSPVISILNFYESLTHLFGYSQSSKQQKKQILKVVKANQKKLKEWAKHNPNSCLHKFHLVEAERQRLLGNPIQAMQHYEQAIALAYDHGYHQESALANELAGQFYLQLNQPVPAKVYLEKACADYQYWGAIAKVEWLRTTYQDWLAPVGLGAQAGGTTMSNTMTLSQGTLSTTDRGNFLDLDTVVKAAQVMTGEIVLDKLLSKLMQILIENMGAQIGYLILESKGHLCIEAEGSIDQAQITVLRGIPVEDSVSLSTAIVNYVARTGESVVLSDARDDRRFQQDLYIQQQHPKSVLCAPLVNQGRVSGYVYLENNLTVGAFTPDRLALLNVLSSQAAIAIENARLYTNLTELNNAYSRFVPRQFLQFLNKDSVVDVQLGDQQQLEMSVLFSDIRSFTTLSEQMTPQENFQFINDYLSQMEPVIIDHQGFIDKYIGDAIMALFGRSADDAVRAGIAMLRTLDRFNKIRNQSGKPSIQIGVGINTGLLMLGTVGGYNRMDSTVISDAVNLASRIEGLTKTYGVNLLITEQTLQKLENPDQYHIRKIDRVQVKGKSEVITVYEVFDADPPPRLAAKLAMSDQFNQAIQLYESGDFAMAMHEFVQCLMHHPSDLVVRHYLKHCMQRRFQIVRDRQLAGEF from the coding sequence ATGCTCCAACTTCCTGGTTATCAAGTCTTGAATCCGCTGTATGTCGGAGCGAACTCCACCGTCTTTCGGGGCTGTCGGTTAGCGGATAGCTGTCCAGTGATTCTTAAAGCATTACAGATCACGTCTTCTGATCCGTTTGAGCAGTCGCGCTACCGTCAGGAATACGATCTACTGCAATTGCTTGACCCGATCGGGGGCGTCATTCAAGCCTATGACTGGGTCATGCATCAACAAGTTCCTATCATCATCTGTGAAGATTTTGGGGGCCAGTCGCTGGAAGATTTTCTAGTGCAGCAACCGTTGAGTTTGGAGCAATTTTTCCCGATCGCGATCGCCATTACCAACATCCTGGGGGAAGTCCACGCAGCCCAAGTCATCCACAAAGATCTCAACCCTGCCAATATCCTCATCCACCCGCAAACCCATGAAATCAAGCTGATTGACTTCGGGATTGCAACGTTATTGACCCGAGAAAATCCAGCGATTAAAAACCCCAACGGGTTAGAGGGCACCCTGGCCTACCTCTCACCGGAGCAGACTGGGCGCATGAATCGCCAGGTGGACTACCGCACCGATTTTTATTCCTTGGGGGCGACTTTCTACCGCTTACTCACTCGGCAGTTCCCCTTTGAAGCCAAGGATGCTCTGGAACTTGTCCATTGTCACCTAGCCCGCTTGCCCCAGCCTGTCCATGAGCTGAATGGGGCGGTGGCACCGATCTTGTCGGCGATCGTGGGCAAATTGATGGCTAAAACCGCTGAAGATCGCTATCAAAGTGCTTGGGGGATCCAAGCGGATTTGGAAACCTGTTGGCAACAGTGGCAAACACAACGGACGATCGCGCCGTTTGTGCTGGGTCAACAGGATGTTTCTAGCCAGTTTCAAATTCCCCAAAAACTCTACGGTCGGGATGGAGAGATTCAAACACTGCTGGCAGCCTTCGATCGTGTGGCGTCTCCACCGGAGAATCGGGTACCTAGTCACGCGGGGGGCAGCGAACTGGTTTTAGTGACAGGCTTTTCCGGCATTGGTAAGTCAGCCCTGGTGCAGGAGGTGTATAAACCGCTGACCCAGCGGCGGGGCTATCTGATTTCGGGCAAATTTGACCAAGTGCAGCGCAACATTCCCTATCGGGGGTTTGTGTCTGCTTTGTCTAGCTTGATTCAGGAGTTACTAAGCGAAACGGAAGCGGAACTCCAAAATTGGCGATCGCGATTGCAAGCGGCTCTCGGACAAAATGGCCAAGTGATTGTGGATGTGATTCCAGCGGTTGAGCTGATCATCGGCCCCCAGCCCCCTCTGGCCGATTTGCAGCCCTCCGAGGCTCAAAACCGCTTTAATTTAGTCTTTCAAAATTTCATTCAAGTTTTTGCCCAATTAGAACATCCCCTAGTTTTATTTTTAGATGATTTACAGTGGGCAGATAGTGCCTCCTTGAAGTTAATTCAACGGTTGCTAGTGGGCGACGATCGGCAAAATTTACTCTTAATCGGAGCCTATCGAAGCAATGAGGTGAATGCTAATCATCCGTTGCAGTTAGCGATCGAAGAGATTCAAAAAGCGCAAGGTCGAATTTCTCAAGTATCGCTCAATCCACTCGGGCTCAATGATGTTCAACAATTGATTGCCGACACGGTTAAAACGACGATCGAGGCCGTTGAAGATCTCGCTCAACTCGTTTTACAGAAAACAGAGGGGAATCCTTTCTTTTTAAATGAATTTCTAAAAACGCTGTATACCCAAAAACTCATTGACTTTGACACTCGTCAAGGGCAGTGGAATTGGGACTGTACCCAGATTCAAGATTGCGGCATTACAGACAATGTAGTAGAGCTGATGACACAACGGATTCAGCAATTGCCGTCCATGACCCAAAAAGCCTTGCAGATGGCTGCTTGTATTGGTGCCCAATTTGATTTAAAAAGTTTGGCGATCGTGATGCGCCAGTCCTGTAAACAGACCTTGCAGGATCTACAGGATGCCATTTCCGTAGAATTGCTCTACGGAATCGATCGCGTGATTCACCCAGAAACCTTAGAGAGTGATTTGCTAACGAGTGAATTGCTAACGATTGATTTTGAAAGCCAATTGCGCTATCGCTTTGTCCACGATCGCATTCAGCAAGCAGCCTATGGGTTAATTCCTGAGTCTGATAAACAGCGGATACATTGGCAAATTGGACAGTTGTTACTCGCACAGACTCCCCCGGAACAGCAGGAACAAAAGTTATTTGAATTGCTGAATCATTTGAATTTGGGGCGATCGTTTTTGACCAGTGAAGCCCAACGACAACAGGTGATTCAACTGAATTTGGAAGGGGGAATCAAAGCTAAACAATCCGCTGCCTATGAGCCAGCCTTGCAATATTTTGAAATCGCGGTGGAATTATGCCGTGATCAGGATTGGCAGGATCAGTTTGATTTGATCTGGCAGGTTCACCGTGAAATCGCTGAAGCTTGCTGCATTTGCTCACAGTTCGATCGGATGGGTCAATTCGCCGCGATCGCGCTCAGTCAAGAGCAAGATGTGTGGAAACAGGCAGAAATTCAAACGATTTGCATCCAAGCTGCGATCATGCAGAACCAACCCCTTCAGGCAATCCAAATCGCCCATCGGGTCTTGCGTCAAATGGGTCTACGGTTGCCGAAAAAACCGCACCAGGGTCATGTAATTTGGCAAATGTTAATCACCCAGGCCAAACTAGCGCGGAAAACGCCACAAGTGCTGCTAGATCTGCCGGAGATGCAAGATCCGAAAATGGATATGATGCTGAGTCTCATGGGTCGAGTGGGCGCAGCATCCTATTTTGCTTACCCCGAATTTACATCCATTCAGATGTTCAAATCGATTCAAATTGCGTTGAACCATGGCACTCATAGTAACTCCAGCGGTAACTATGCCACCTATGGCCTCGTGCTCTGCGGTGTTTTAGGAAAGATCCCAGAAGGCTATAAGTTTGGCAAACTGGGCATGGATTTGGCCAATAAGCACCCGTTAAACCGTGCATCTGTAATGACCAAGTTTGTATTTAATTTCCTGATTCGCCACTGGCAAGATCCCTTACATTCCCTCATTCCTGAGTTCACAGAAGGATACCAGAACGCCCTAGTGGTTGGAAATCTAGAGTACGCAGCTTATTTTCTATTTAGCCGCTGCAATCTCAAGTTTTTAGCAGGTCGGGACTCCTTGGTTGATTTGATACAAGACCTGAAGGACTGCACGGAGACGATCGATCAATTGAATCAAGTGGCGACAGGGCGATGGATTCGGGCAACGTTGCAAGTGGTACAAAATTTCTTACAGCCTTCTGATAATCCCCATTTGTTACAGGGGGAGTTCTACCACTTGCCAGACATGCGGCCCTTGCATGAAGCGGCTAACGATCGCACGATCATTTTCCAAGCCTATTTCTATCAGGCGATGCTAGCCTATCACTTTAGACAGTGGGAGACCGCGATCGAAGCGATTCGTTTGACGAAGCAATTTGCAGATTCAGCCATTTCTTCTCCTGTCATTTCAATTCTGAATTTCTACGAATCCTTAACGCATTTATTTGGTTATTCCCAATCGTCTAAACAGCAGAAAAAACAGATATTAAAAGTAGTCAAGGCTAATCAGAAAAAGTTAAAGGAATGGGCTAAACATAATCCCAACAGTTGTCTCCATAAATTCCATTTAGTCGAAGCGGAACGGCAGCGCCTGCTGGGAAATCCCATTCAAGCCATGCAGCACTATGAACAGGCGATCGCCCTTGCCTATGACCATGGCTATCATCAGGAATCCGCGCTGGCCAATGAACTGGCTGGACAGTTTTACTTGCAACTCAATCAACCCGTTCCCGCGAAGGTTTACTTGGAAAAAGCTTGTGCAGATTACCAATATTGGGGCGCGATCGCCAAAGTGGAATGGTTAAGAACGACCTATCAGGACTGGTTAGCCCCGGTTGGGCTGGGAGCCCAGGCTGGAGGGACAACGATGAGCAATACCATGACACTGTCCCAGGGGACTTTATCCACCACCGATCGTGGCAATTTCCTAGATTTAGATACCGTGGTCAAGGCCGCCCAGGTGATGACGGGCGAAATCGTTTTAGACAAACTCCTGTCTAAACTGATGCAAATTTTGATTGAAAATATGGGAGCGCAAATTGGGTATTTGATTCTAGAGTCCAAGGGGCACCTCTGTATCGAAGCAGAAGGCTCGATTGATCAGGCGCAAATCACCGTGTTACGAGGCATTCCTGTCGAGGATTCAGTGAGTTTGTCAACCGCGATCGTGAATTACGTGGCTCGGACTGGGGAAAGTGTGGTTCTCTCCGATGCCAGGGACGATCGGCGCTTTCAACAAGACCTCTACATTCAACAACAGCACCCCAAATCCGTCCTCTGTGCGCCCCTAGTCAACCAAGGGCGCGTGAGTGGCTATGTTTATCTAGAAAATAACCTGACCGTTGGAGCCTTTACCCCCGATCGCTTAGCACTGCTCAACGTGCTCTCCTCCCAGGCCGCCATTGCGATCGAAAATGCCCGCTTGTATACCAATTTAACGGAACTCAATAACGCCTATTCCCGCTTTGTCCCGCGCCAATTCTTACAATTCCTCAACAAAGATAGCGTGGTTGATGTACAGCTAGGGGATCAACAACAGTTAGAAATGTCTGTCCTGTTTTCCGATATTCGATCGTTCACGACCCTCTCGGAACAAATGACCCCGCAGGAAAACTTCCAATTTATTAATGACTACCTCAGTCAGATGGAACCGGTGATCATTGATCACCAGGGCTTTATTGATAAATATATCGGGGATGCCATCATGGCGTTGTTTGGTCGATCTGCGGATGATGCGGTGCGGGCCGGGATTGCGATGCTGCGGACCCTCGATCGCTTTAATAAAATTCGGAACCAATCCGGAAAACCTTCGATCCAAATTGGAGTTGGCATTAACACGGGCCTGCTGATGCTAGGAACCGTGGGTGGCTACAATCGCATGGATAGTACGGTAATTAGTGATGCCGTTAATTTAGCTTCTCGCATTGAAGGTCTGACCAAGACCTATGGTGTGAACCTGTTGATTACAGAACAAACGTTACAAAAATTAGAAAACCCGGATCAATATCACATTCGTAAAATCGATCGCGTTCAAGTGAAAGGGAAGTCGGAAGTAATCACGGTGTATGAGGTCTTTGATGCTGACCCACCGCCTCGTTTAGCAGCCAAATTGGCAATGTCTGACCAGTTTAATCAGGCAATTCAGCTGTACGAGTCAGGTGATTTTGCGATGGCGATGCATGAGTTTGTCCAATGTCTAATGCATCACCCATCGGATCTCGTTGTTCGGCATTATCTCAAGCACTGTATGCAACGGCGTTTTCAGATCGTGCGCGATCGGCAACTAGCTGGGGAATTCTAG
- a CDS encoding carotenoid oxygenase family protein produces the protein MTTRYPVSTPSNFVLSTDKAAPLELVNNKAEITSTVRFPDAGMITSREEVTDRPLQVLEGSLPADLTGHIIFMSPAGSIDMQEQAGKPLYPSADGTSLFNGDGMVRRFDCRPEGIRYTSRLLKTPCYYADAASRPGTRYADLKFFSSGLARFSFMLGFRDEINTACIPVKFTGDRHWRLLASWDAGRPYEIDPLSLKVVTPVGSNQEWREQKLPFRYGPFRLVTTATHHAYDDHTQELWTVNWGKSLLTMVSPLVIQIFRSLTRGNPLLEFLGKIAFWVMMQVLQFVSLILHVFGFGGEDFVRLMRWDGQGELKGWKVVLPTGLPVQIEQSMHQVGVTRDHIVLMDTSFKLGPEQLIPNPLPGNTQTERVIRKVLNYAQFPDTNVYIVRRSDLDPSKDKVVAHQVKIKREIAHFRVDYDDSNGIVLHVAHNNAWDPSEWPQAYDNFVPSPPNPAPVDDRIDRLVGMTVTTTDLNYLGRYVINPKNWKITEEKRVSDPACTWAPALYADNGTLTAPEHYNTIYWNAWGCWDELMTEFIANLYKKYKYRQLPLQEVLQYASKGQPASLCRLDTQSMTIVDQYAFPSGYFGNSPQFVPRDANSSDPTDGYLVCGVIFDGAEGQLNSQLWVFDAKNLAQGPVCKLGDSEGKSLFGLTIHTTWIPEIAPRTASYCIPVRSDYDPLLQDQPEIVRELFEQEVYPHFEA, from the coding sequence ATGACCACTCGTTATCCTGTGTCTACGCCTTCCAATTTTGTGCTCTCTACAGATAAGGCTGCTCCGTTAGAATTAGTCAATAACAAGGCAGAAATTACGTCTACGGTACGGTTTCCAGACGCTGGGATGATCACCAGCCGCGAAGAAGTCACCGATCGTCCCTTGCAAGTTCTTGAAGGCTCCCTACCCGCCGATCTAACGGGGCATATCATTTTTATGAGTCCTGCAGGCAGCATCGATATGCAAGAGCAGGCAGGAAAACCGCTCTATCCTTCGGCGGACGGCACCTCTTTGTTTAACGGTGATGGCATGGTGCGTCGTTTCGACTGCCGCCCGGAGGGTATCCGCTATACCAGTCGTCTCCTCAAAACCCCTTGCTACTATGCAGATGCAGCCAGCCGTCCGGGAACCCGCTATGCAGACCTGAAGTTTTTCAGCAGTGGATTGGCTCGGTTTTCCTTCATGCTGGGTTTCCGGGATGAAATTAACACCGCTTGTATTCCGGTGAAATTTACAGGCGATCGCCATTGGCGGCTCTTGGCCTCCTGGGATGCGGGGCGACCCTACGAAATTGATCCGTTGTCCTTGAAAGTAGTCACCCCCGTCGGTTCCAATCAAGAATGGCGCGAACAGAAATTACCTTTTAGATACGGCCCCTTCCGCTTGGTCACTACGGCAACGCACCATGCCTACGATGACCATACCCAGGAACTCTGGACGGTTAACTGGGGGAAATCGTTGTTAACGATGGTTTCTCCATTAGTGATTCAAATCTTTCGATCGCTCACCCGAGGCAATCCTTTGCTGGAATTTCTCGGCAAAATTGCCTTTTGGGTGATGATGCAAGTGCTGCAATTTGTTAGCTTGATTTTGCATGTCTTTGGCTTTGGGGGCGAGGACTTTGTTCGGTTGATGCGCTGGGACGGCCAAGGCGAACTCAAAGGATGGAAGGTCGTTCTGCCGACAGGTTTACCCGTGCAAATCGAGCAAAGTATGCACCAAGTTGGGGTGACCCGAGATCACATTGTGTTGATGGATACGTCTTTCAAACTGGGGCCAGAACAATTAATTCCCAATCCCTTGCCGGGGAATACCCAAACGGAACGGGTGATTCGTAAGGTATTGAATTACGCCCAATTCCCTGACACAAATGTGTATATTGTGCGGAGATCGGACTTAGATCCCAGCAAGGATAAAGTGGTTGCCCATCAAGTGAAGATTAAGCGAGAAATTGCTCACTTCCGGGTTGATTATGATGATTCCAATGGCATTGTGCTCCATGTTGCCCATAACAATGCTTGGGATCCTTCGGAATGGCCGCAAGCCTATGATAACTTTGTCCCGTCTCCGCCCAATCCGGCTCCCGTGGACGATCGCATCGATCGCTTAGTGGGAATGACCGTTACCACAACGGATCTGAACTATTTGGGCCGCTATGTGATCAATCCCAAGAATTGGAAAATCACGGAGGAAAAACGGGTCAGTGATCCGGCCTGTACTTGGGCACCCGCGCTCTATGCAGATAATGGCACGCTGACTGCACCGGAGCACTACAACACTATTTACTGGAATGCCTGGGGTTGCTGGGATGAGTTAATGACGGAATTCATTGCCAACCTCTACAAGAAATACAAATATCGCCAACTGCCGTTGCAAGAGGTGTTGCAGTACGCCAGTAAGGGCCAACCCGCGAGCCTATGTCGCTTGGATACCCAGTCCATGACGATCGTGGATCAATACGCCTTCCCATCCGGTTATTTTGGGAACTCGCCGCAGTTTGTGCCTCGGGATGCCAACAGCTCCGATCCGACCGATGGTTATCTCGTGTGCGGCGTAATTTTTGATGGGGCGGAGGGGCAATTAAACAGTCAACTATGGGTGTTTGATGCCAAGAACCTCGCCCAAGGGCCGGTGTGCAAGCTGGGTGATTCGGAGGGTAAGAGCCTGTTTGGGTTAACCATTCACACAACTTGGATTCCAGAGATTGCCCCCCGCACGGCCAGTTACTGCATTCCCGTACGATCGGACTATGATCCGTTGTTACAAGACCAGCCGGAAATTGTGCGGGAGTTGTTTGAGCAGGAAGTGTATCCCCACTTTGAGGCGTAA
- a CDS encoding anthranilate synthase component I has product MVTSWQWRSYPLADRTGSDIFAALFVTEPVATLLESPYPASPDYPQLGRYSICAGNPRQVADRAQLWTPPVGTILPFLRQQLAGESGATSEPKVTLQDASQPLPASQPPTHLPFIGGWLGWLGYDLAWEIEKLPYTNPDPLPFPVAYWYEPDCFAVLDHQAQVLWLAVTDAQDFSRLEVALSESMAIATQANDRKQLQKASSPVAPLKLQTDRAAYEAAILKAKAYIQAGDIFQANLSLRFETETQASSWAIYQALQTINPSPFASYWRTPYGDVISCSPERLVKQVDRQVETRPIAGTRPRGMTLEIDQELASELRSNAKEQAEHIMLVDLERNDLGRVCEWGTVQVDELLVIERYSHVMHLVSNVIGTLRSNVDSIDVIQALFPGGTITGCPKVRCMEIIEELEPVRRSLFYGSCGYLDLRGNLDLNILIRTLLYAPQDTSKQDTSKQDTSKPLPDNAPQTVASQTVAVASQTVAPQVATVWGQVGAGIVADSDPEREWFESLQKAKAQLAALDLH; this is encoded by the coding sequence ATGGTGACTTCCTGGCAATGGCGATCGTATCCGTTGGCCGATCGTACGGGTTCTGACATCTTTGCAGCGCTATTTGTCACCGAGCCGGTGGCAACTTTGCTGGAGAGTCCCTATCCTGCGTCGCCGGATTATCCTCAGTTGGGACGATATTCCATCTGTGCGGGAAACCCTCGCCAGGTTGCAGACCGAGCGCAACTGTGGACACCCCCCGTGGGGACAATTTTGCCGTTTCTGCGCCAGCAATTAGCCGGGGAATCCGGGGCAACCTCAGAACCCAAGGTCACCCTTCAGGATGCTTCGCAACCGCTGCCAGCATCCCAACCTCCGACTCATCTGCCTTTTATTGGCGGTTGGTTAGGGTGGCTGGGCTATGATTTGGCGTGGGAAATCGAAAAACTGCCCTATACGAATCCTGACCCATTGCCGTTCCCTGTGGCTTATTGGTACGAGCCAGATTGTTTTGCAGTGCTGGATCATCAGGCGCAGGTATTGTGGTTAGCGGTTACGGATGCCCAGGATTTTTCGCGCTTGGAGGTTGCTCTATCTGAATCAATGGCGATCGCGACCCAGGCAAACGATCGGAAGCAATTGCAGAAGGCTTCCTCTCCCGTAGCACCTTTGAAGTTACAGACCGATCGGGCTGCCTACGAAGCTGCGATCCTGAAAGCCAAAGCCTACATCCAAGCGGGAGATATTTTTCAGGCGAATTTATCCCTACGATTTGAAACGGAAACTCAAGCCAGTAGTTGGGCAATCTATCAAGCGCTACAAACCATTAATCCATCGCCCTTTGCCAGTTATTGGAGAACGCCCTACGGCGATGTGATTAGTTGTTCGCCAGAACGCTTAGTCAAACAGGTCGATCGTCAAGTGGAAACGCGACCGATCGCCGGAACTCGCCCCCGAGGCATGACCTTGGAAATCGATCAGGAATTGGCTTCAGAACTTCGATCGAATGCGAAAGAGCAGGCAGAGCACATCATGTTAGTTGATCTAGAGCGGAATGATTTAGGTCGGGTGTGTGAATGGGGAACTGTTCAGGTTGATGAATTACTGGTAATCGAGCGATACAGTCATGTGATGCACCTAGTCAGCAATGTGATTGGGACCCTACGATCGAATGTAGATAGCATTGATGTCATTCAAGCATTATTCCCCGGTGGCACGATTACGGGCTGCCCCAAGGTGCGTTGCATGGAAATTATTGAAGAACTAGAACCCGTGCGCCGCAGCCTCTTCTACGGTTCCTGTGGCTATTTGGATCTTCGGGGTAATTTGGATTTAAATATTCTGATCCGCACGCTGCTTTACGCACCACAAGACACATCTAAACAAGACACATCTAAACAAGATACCTCTAAACCGTTACCGGATAATGCACCGCAGACTGTAGCGTCCCAGACTGTAGCTGTAGCGTCCCAGACTGTAGCACCTCAAGTTGCAACGGTTTGGGGGCAAGTGGGAGCGGGAATTGTGGCGGATAGTGATCCCGAGCGAGAGTGGTTTGAGTCGTTACAGAAAGCAAAAGCTCAGTTAGCGGCCCTGGATTTGCATTAA
- a CDS encoding chlorophyll a/b-binding protein: protein MTEEPQVQDKSQQSVEPSSTEAPGFGWTPYAEQINGRFAMLGLLGLLLLEFFTHQDFYSWIGLR, encoded by the coding sequence ATGACTGAAGAGCCGCAAGTACAAGACAAATCCCAGCAATCCGTTGAACCGAGCAGCACTGAAGCACCTGGATTTGGCTGGACGCCCTATGCTGAACAGATTAATGGTCGCTTTGCAATGCTTGGGTTACTCGGGCTGCTCCTCTTGGAGTTTTTTACCCACCAAGATTTTTACAGTTGGATCGGCTTGCGCTAA
- a CDS encoding succinate dehydrogenase/fumarate reductase iron-sulfur subunit, with product MQVNFQIVRQAPNEMPRVETYSIETEPGTTILDCLNRIKWEQDGSLAFRRNCRNTICGSCAIRINGRSALACKEHVGSEVDRFSANSTDELPTITIAPLGNMPVIRDLVVDMKTFWDNLEAVEPYVSTAARQVPEREFLQSPAERDKLNQVGNCILCGACYSECNAREVNPSFVGPHALAKAYRMVADSRDDQTEQRLAQYNAGDAGVWGCTRCQQCDSVCPMEVAPLQQISQIKGEILDRSDDQASRSIRHRKQLIELVKQGGWIDERKFGLNVVANKFRDIPGLVSLVPLGVRMLSKGKLPLDFHPSEGTKEVRSLIESVQAFEAESQG from the coding sequence ATGCAAGTTAACTTCCAGATTGTTCGGCAAGCCCCTAACGAAATGCCTCGGGTCGAAACCTATTCCATTGAGACGGAGCCGGGAACGACCATTCTAGACTGCCTCAACCGCATCAAATGGGAGCAGGATGGCAGCTTGGCCTTCCGTCGCAATTGTCGCAATACGATTTGTGGGAGTTGTGCCATCCGCATCAACGGTCGATCGGCGTTGGCTTGTAAGGAACATGTTGGGAGCGAAGTCGATCGGTTTAGTGCTAACTCAACCGACGAACTCCCAACAATTACGATCGCGCCGTTGGGTAATATGCCTGTTATCCGCGATTTGGTGGTGGATATGAAAACCTTCTGGGACAACCTAGAAGCCGTGGAGCCCTACGTCAGCACAGCCGCACGGCAGGTACCAGAACGGGAGTTTTTGCAATCGCCAGCGGAGCGGGACAAGCTGAATCAAGTGGGTAACTGCATTCTCTGTGGGGCTTGTTACTCAGAATGTAATGCGCGGGAGGTCAATCCGAGCTTTGTGGGTCCCCATGCCCTGGCCAAGGCTTACCGGATGGTGGCCGACAGTCGAGACGACCAAACGGAGCAGCGGCTAGCGCAGTATAACGCTGGAGATGCTGGGGTTTGGGGCTGTACCCGCTGCCAGCAGTGCGATTCCGTCTGCCCTATGGAAGTAGCTCCCCTGCAACAAATTAGCCAAATCAAAGGCGAAATTTTAGATCGTAGCGATGACCAAGCCAGTCGATCGATCCGTCACCGCAAGCAACTGATTGAACTGGTGAAGCAGGGAGGGTGGATCGATGAGCGTAAATTTGGCTTGAACGTGGTGGCCAATAAGTTTCGCGACATTCCTGGGTTGGTGAGTCTGGTTCCGTTGGGGGTGCGGATGCTGTCCAAGGGCAAATTACCCCTAGACTTTCATCCTTCGGAAGGCACCAAAGAGGTGCGATCGCTGATCGAATCTGTCCAAGCCTTTGAAGCAGAATCCCAAGGTTAG
- a CDS encoding AbrB family transcriptional regulator has protein sequence MTETATAPLTGKALLQKVKDLAHCPRREKAMRCGYYTVSKTKKVRVNFTEFYDALLAAQGLALDASSAKDSRGREASYRVTVHKNGQIIIGTVYTQEMNLQPGDQFLIKLGYKHIHLIQVDKTDDLGDDDET, from the coding sequence ATGACTGAGACAGCAACTGCTCCTCTTACAGGTAAGGCTTTACTTCAAAAGGTAAAAGACCTAGCCCATTGTCCTCGTCGAGAAAAGGCCATGCGCTGTGGTTACTATACCGTTAGCAAGACGAAGAAAGTTCGAGTTAATTTCACCGAGTTTTATGATGCGCTCTTGGCTGCACAGGGTCTCGCATTAGATGCTTCCAGTGCAAAAGATAGTCGAGGCCGAGAAGCATCCTATCGTGTGACTGTTCATAAAAATGGACAGATCATTATTGGCACAGTCTATACCCAAGAAATGAATCTTCAACCCGGCGATCAATTTTTGATTAAGCTGGGATATAAGCATATTCATTTGATCCAAGTAGATAAAACTGACGATCTTGGAGATGATGACGAAACTTAA